A portion of the Streptosporangiales bacterium genome contains these proteins:
- the mshD gene encoding mycothiol synthase: MSETRVVTADRLTAEQADRVEEIAGSAQAADGVAPLGEQFLLRLRGDGDGVTHLLGHRGDEVAGYAQLDPHDPAGAAGELVVAADARRHGVGRALVAAAERTDPRLRVWAHGGLPAAAAFAERLGFAPVRSLWQMRLALADVPDLPEPVAPDGLTVRLFRPGADERAWLEVNARAFASHPEQGRVQLADLEARERADWFDPEGFFLAERDDRLVGFHWTKVEDGVGEVYVIGVDPGEQGTGLGKVLLLTGLAHLRDRGLDTVTLYVESDNTAAVGLYRKLGFVHGGTDTMYARRA; encoded by the coding sequence GTGAGCGAAACGCGTGTGGTGACCGCCGACCGGCTGACCGCCGAGCAGGCCGACCGGGTCGAGGAGATCGCCGGGTCCGCGCAGGCCGCCGACGGCGTCGCGCCGCTGGGCGAGCAGTTCCTGCTGCGCCTGCGCGGCGACGGTGACGGCGTGACGCACCTGCTCGGCCACCGCGGCGACGAGGTCGCCGGGTACGCGCAGCTCGATCCCCACGATCCCGCCGGTGCCGCCGGCGAGCTCGTGGTCGCCGCGGACGCGCGGCGACACGGCGTCGGGCGTGCGCTCGTGGCGGCGGCGGAGCGGACGGATCCGCGGCTGCGGGTGTGGGCCCACGGCGGACTGCCCGCGGCCGCCGCGTTCGCCGAGCGGCTCGGCTTCGCGCCGGTGCGGTCGTTGTGGCAGATGCGTCTGGCGCTCGCGGACGTCCCCGACCTCCCCGAGCCGGTGGCGCCGGACGGTCTGACCGTCCGGCTGTTCCGTCCGGGCGCGGACGAGCGGGCGTGGCTCGAGGTCAACGCGAGGGCGTTCGCCTCCCACCCCGAGCAGGGTCGCGTGCAGCTCGCCGACCTGGAGGCGCGCGAGCGCGCGGACTGGTTCGACCCCGAGGGCTTCTTCCTCGCCGAACGCGACGACCGGCTGGTCGGGTTCCACTGGACCAAGGTCGAGGACGGCGTCGGCGAGGTCTATGTCATCGGCGTCGACCCCGGCGAGCAGGGCACCGGGCTCGGCAAGGTCCTCCTGCTGACGGGGCTCGCCCACCTCCGCGACCGCGGGCTCGACACCGTGACCCTCTACGTGGAGTCGGACAACACCGCCGCCGTCGGCCTGTACCGAAAACTCGGCTTCGTCCACGGCGGCACCGACACGATGTACGCCCGCCGCGCGTGA
- a CDS encoding DNA-binding response regulator, whose translation MGMVMMLTNASGPSAEVLPALALLPHTVRVVSAEAAALIDAPTADVVLLDARRDLVRARGLSRVIRATGLRCPLLLVVTEGALAAVHADWGADDVVLDTAGPAEVEARIRLAVGRTEGDGEDSPGIVRDGDLTIEESTYTAKLRGQALDLTFKEFELLKYLAQHPGRVFTRAQLLQEVWGYDYFGGTRTVDVHVRRLRAKLGSEHESLIGTVRNVGYRFVPAQDAPGGEKSPRTVPG comes from the coding sequence ATGGGTATGGTCATGATGCTGACCAACGCCTCAGGCCCCTCTGCCGAGGTGCTTCCCGCCCTCGCGCTGCTCCCCCACACGGTGCGCGTCGTGTCGGCCGAGGCAGCCGCTCTGATCGACGCCCCGACCGCCGACGTGGTGCTGCTCGATGCGCGGCGCGACCTCGTCCGGGCGCGCGGGCTGTCCCGGGTGATCCGCGCCACCGGCCTGCGGTGCCCGCTGCTGCTCGTGGTGACCGAGGGTGCGCTCGCCGCGGTGCACGCGGACTGGGGCGCCGACGACGTCGTCCTCGACACGGCGGGACCGGCCGAGGTCGAGGCACGGATCCGGCTGGCCGTCGGGCGTACGGAGGGCGACGGCGAGGACTCCCCGGGGATCGTCCGCGACGGCGACCTCACCATCGAGGAGTCGACCTACACGGCCAAGCTGCGCGGTCAGGCGCTCGACCTGACGTTCAAGGAGTTCGAGCTGCTGAAGTACCTCGCGCAGCACCCGGGCAGGGTGTTCACCCGCGCGCAGCTGCTGCAGGAGGTGTGGGGCTACGACTACTTCGGCGGCACCCGCACCGTCGACGTCCACGTGCGGCGACTGCGCGCCAAGCTGGGGTCCGAGCACGAGTCGCTGATCGGCACGGTGCGCAACGTCGGCTACCGCTTCGTCCCGGCGCAGGACGCGCCCGGCGGCGAGAAGTCGCCGCGTACCGTACCGGGGTGA
- a CDS encoding MoaD/ThiS family protein → MSTATIRYWAAARDAAGTAEESYEAATLAEMLDHARDRHGFDERFVAVLSYCSFLVDGTPVGARSTGSVELRDGMTVEALPPFAGGC, encoded by the coding sequence GTGAGCACCGCAACCATCAGGTACTGGGCGGCGGCCAGGGATGCCGCGGGCACCGCGGAGGAGAGCTACGAGGCCGCGACGCTGGCCGAGATGCTCGACCACGCGCGCGACCGGCACGGCTTCGACGAGCGCTTCGTCGCGGTGCTCTCGTACTGCTCGTTCCTCGTCGACGGCACCCCCGTCGGCGCCCGTTCGACCGGCTCCGTCGAGCTGCGCGACGGCATGACCGTCGAGGCGCTCCCGCCGTTCGCGGGCGGCTGCTGA
- a CDS encoding DUF2993 domain-containing protein, translating into MRALVGMLVALVVLLALAVGADRVVDYNVEKRAAESLAGQLGTTPDVDVAGFPFLTQWGSGRYERVTVTADRATLGDTRVEDVEMVLSDLRAPAYVSNERDVAAATAGSLRMTGTLPYGSLALPAGIKAKRNGTSRRTVHLSGEVEVLGQRPKFEAVVRVSLRDGQVRLEPRSVDFLGGIPSAAITALVRDNLTLTLSPDVPEGTAITGLAVADDGLDLTVTGTNVTMPR; encoded by the coding sequence ATGCGCGCGCTCGTCGGGATGCTCGTCGCCCTCGTCGTCCTCCTGGCGCTCGCCGTCGGCGCCGACCGGGTGGTCGACTACAACGTCGAGAAGCGCGCCGCCGAGTCGCTGGCCGGGCAGCTCGGCACCACCCCAGACGTCGACGTCGCCGGCTTCCCGTTCCTCACCCAGTGGGGGTCGGGACGGTACGAGCGGGTCACCGTCACCGCTGACCGCGCGACCCTCGGCGACACCCGCGTCGAGGACGTCGAGATGGTGCTGTCCGACCTCCGCGCGCCGGCGTACGTGAGCAACGAGCGCGACGTCGCCGCCGCCACCGCCGGCTCGCTGCGCATGACCGGCACGCTGCCGTACGGCTCCCTGGCGTTGCCCGCCGGGATCAAGGCGAAGCGCAACGGCACGTCGAGGCGCACCGTGCACCTGTCGGGCGAGGTCGAGGTGCTCGGCCAGCGGCCGAAGTTCGAGGCGGTCGTCCGGGTGAGCCTGCGCGACGGCCAGGTGCGGCTCGAACCTCGCTCCGTCGACTTCCTCGGCGGCATCCCGAGCGCCGCCATCACCGCCCTCGTCCGCGACAACCTCACGCTCACCCTGTCGCCCGACGTGCCCGAGGGCACGGCGATCACCGGCCTCGCCGTGGCCGACGACGGTCTCGACCTCACCGTGACGGGCACGAACGTCACCATGCCCCGCTGA
- a CDS encoding sulfurtransferase: protein MSRSEVLVDADWVAEHGNDQGVVLVEVDEDTTAYDKGHIAGAVKVDWKQDLQDPVRRDFIDKAALEELLSSRGVANGDTIVLYGGNNNWFAAYAYWFFKLYGHEKLRLLDGGRKKWELESRELVEDIADRSRTQYQAKDADSSIRALRDEVLAAIGQRDLVDVRSPDEFVGRLLAPAHLPQEQAQRAGHIPTAHNIPWAKAANEDGTFKSDDELRALYAEAGLDDGRDTIAYCRIGERSAHTWFALHELLDRPNIKNYDGSWTEWGSLVGVPVETGEGK from the coding sequence ATGAGCCGTTCAGAGGTACTCGTCGACGCCGACTGGGTCGCGGAGCATGGTAACGACCAGGGCGTCGTCCTCGTCGAGGTCGACGAGGACACCACCGCGTACGACAAGGGGCACATCGCGGGTGCCGTGAAGGTCGACTGGAAGCAGGACCTGCAGGACCCGGTCCGTCGCGACTTCATCGACAAGGCGGCGCTCGAGGAGCTGCTGTCGAGCCGTGGCGTCGCCAACGGCGACACCATCGTGCTGTACGGCGGCAACAACAACTGGTTCGCGGCCTACGCGTACTGGTTCTTCAAGCTCTACGGCCACGAGAAGCTGCGCCTGCTCGACGGCGGCCGCAAGAAGTGGGAGCTCGAGTCGCGCGAGCTCGTCGAGGACATCGCCGACCGCTCGCGCACCCAGTACCAGGCCAAGGACGCCGACTCCTCGATCCGCGCGCTGCGCGACGAGGTGCTCGCCGCCATCGGTCAGCGCGACCTCGTCGACGTGCGGTCTCCCGACGAGTTCGTCGGCCGGCTGCTCGCGCCCGCCCACCTGCCGCAGGAGCAGGCCCAGCGCGCCGGGCACATCCCGACGGCGCACAACATCCCGTGGGCCAAGGCGGCGAACGAGGACGGCACGTTCAAGTCCGACGACGAGTTGCGTGCGCTGTACGCCGAGGCGGGCCTCGACGACGGCCGCGACACGATCGCGTACTGCCGCATCGGCGAGCGTTCCGCACACACCTGGTTCGCCCTGCACGAGCTGCTCGACCGGCCCAACATCAAGAACTACGACGGCTCGTGGACCGAGTGGGGCTCGCTCGTGGGCGTGCCGGTCGAGACGGGGGAGGGCAAGTGA
- a CDS encoding DUF1416 domain-containing protein, producing MSCAAPEGGVQIDEAGLATQAVVAGTVSKDDAPAYPAYARLLNSSGDFVAEVPTGPDGGFRFYAAPGEWTVRVLVPGREAAQQTVTTDLGTVAQVTLAV from the coding sequence GTGAGCTGCGCGGCACCCGAGGGCGGCGTCCAGATCGACGAGGCCGGGCTGGCGACGCAGGCCGTGGTGGCGGGCACCGTCTCGAAGGACGACGCGCCCGCCTACCCGGCGTACGCCAGGCTGCTGAACTCCTCGGGTGACTTCGTCGCCGAGGTGCCGACCGGACCCGACGGTGGGTTCCGCTTCTACGCGGCGCCCGGCGAGTGGACGGTCCGCGTCCTCGTGCCCGGCCGCGAGGCGGCACAGCAGACGGTGACGACCGACCTCGGCACCGTCGCGCAGGTCACGCTTGCGGTCTGA
- a CDS encoding NAD-dependent epimerase/dehydratase family protein, giving the protein MDPVRAYSLLVVGGCGWLGSLVLPHLAQDHDVTVLDLRPPSLPVSGVAYHEGDVRDFDLVTGLAFGADSLVYLATGAQDGWGTPHTIRQHFDAGVTGLHLALTAAHGAGVSHAVYASSMSVHRRTVAGTDRPATGDQLARFPDESAQPDARDFYGLAKRLGEEVCRAASDEWGMDTVCLRLSLPTPDHEWPRRGTIVEQLVSTAASDVASAVEAAVRYRGHGFDAFAISGDSAGRVMNLDRAKRLLGWTPRPR; this is encoded by the coding sequence ATCGACCCCGTGCGCGCGTACTCCCTTCTCGTCGTCGGTGGCTGCGGCTGGCTCGGCTCCCTCGTGCTGCCGCATCTCGCGCAGGACCACGACGTGACCGTGCTCGACCTGCGTCCACCGTCGCTGCCGGTCTCCGGCGTGGCCTACCACGAGGGCGACGTGCGCGACTTCGACCTCGTCACCGGGCTCGCGTTCGGGGCCGACTCTCTCGTGTACCTGGCCACCGGCGCGCAGGATGGATGGGGCACGCCGCACACCATCCGCCAGCACTTCGACGCCGGCGTGACCGGCCTCCACCTCGCGCTCACGGCGGCGCACGGCGCGGGTGTGAGCCACGCCGTGTACGCGAGCAGCATGTCGGTCCACCGCCGCACCGTCGCCGGCACCGACCGACCGGCCACCGGCGACCAGCTCGCGCGGTTCCCCGACGAGAGCGCACAGCCCGACGCGCGTGACTTCTACGGTCTCGCCAAGCGGCTCGGCGAGGAGGTCTGCCGTGCGGCGTCCGACGAGTGGGGCATGGACACCGTGTGCCTGCGGCTGTCGCTGCCCACCCCTGACCACGAGTGGCCGCGGCGCGGCACGATCGTCGAGCAGCTGGTCAGCACGGCCGCGAGCGACGTGGCCTCCGCGGTCGAGGCGGCCGTCCGCTACCGGGGGCACGGGTTCGACGCGTTCGCGATCAGCGGCGACTCGGCCGGCCGGGTGATGAACCTCGACCGCGCGAAGCGGCTGCTCGGCTGGACGCCGCGCCCCCGGTAG
- a CDS encoding DUF2306 domain-containing protein, translating to MATTTDTPPTGHRPATRRRRWWQRPWVVPLALVALVFLAFSVPPYAALDPELSRIRPPESFPLYYPALVGHVMFASVAMVTCCLQVWPWFRQRFPVAHRRIGRVYVFGGALPAGVCALVIAVAAPFGPVAAASNVVLATLWLTCTVTGFRMARQRRFADHKRWMIRSFALTFSIVTNRVWGVVLAIAFGMTPDQFADPATAQTLAGLTTWLGWTLPLLVAEWWLVERRPRRR from the coding sequence ATGGCGACGACGACCGACACGCCGCCCACCGGCCACCGGCCGGCCACCCGGCGACGGAGATGGTGGCAGCGTCCCTGGGTGGTGCCGCTGGCGCTCGTCGCCCTGGTGTTCCTCGCCTTCTCCGTACCGCCGTATGCGGCGCTGGACCCCGAGCTGTCCAGGATCCGGCCACCGGAGTCGTTCCCGCTGTACTATCCGGCGCTGGTCGGTCATGTCATGTTCGCCTCGGTCGCGATGGTGACGTGTTGCCTGCAGGTATGGCCGTGGTTCCGCCAGCGTTTCCCCGTCGCACACCGACGGATCGGGCGGGTCTACGTCTTCGGCGGTGCTCTGCCGGCGGGAGTCTGCGCTCTGGTCATCGCGGTCGCGGCACCGTTCGGGCCTGTCGCAGCCGCCAGCAACGTCGTGCTGGCGACGCTGTGGCTGACATGCACGGTCACCGGCTTCCGGATGGCGCGACAGCGCCGGTTCGCCGACCACAAGCGGTGGATGATTCGCAGCTTCGCACTGACCTTCTCGATCGTGACCAACCGCGTCTGGGGCGTCGTCCTCGCCATCGCCTTCGGCATGACTCCGGACCAGTTCGCCGACCCCGCCACCGCACAGACCCTGGCGGGCCTCACCACCTGGCTCGGCTGGACGCTCCCCCTGCTGGTCGCCGAATGGTGGCTGGTCGAGCGCCGCCCCCGCCGCCGTTGA
- a CDS encoding GntR family transcriptional regulator, with protein sequence MAVGRDSPYQRIVRQIRRRIEAGELRPGDTVPSTRQIVAESGVAMATATKVLTTLRHEGLVEAVPGVGTVVRTPARRVRDQTPARGLTVGEIVGSAVDIADAEGLAAVSMRRVAAALDVGVMSLYHHVPSRAELVRLMADTVFGEEPVPDSDPDGWRAGLETIARMHWRVYGRHPWVAVPAMTSVAHPPFLPRAIAQVDWQLRALDGLGLTHLDMIHAVSSLNGFVGGMALSHAMEGEAEQESGVSAEQRWAAVSTGFDDLVGAGHFPTFGALTIDEAAATDIDVIFEFGLQRHLDGLAAYVAARMHHDQVPDPSRRCD encoded by the coding sequence GTGGCGGTCGGCAGGGACTCGCCGTACCAGCGGATCGTCCGGCAGATCCGGCGGCGGATCGAGGCCGGCGAGCTGCGCCCTGGGGACACCGTGCCGTCGACCCGTCAGATAGTCGCCGAGTCCGGCGTCGCCATGGCGACGGCCACCAAGGTCCTGACGACGTTGCGGCACGAGGGGCTGGTGGAGGCGGTGCCAGGCGTCGGCACCGTGGTACGCACACCGGCACGGCGCGTGCGCGACCAGACGCCGGCCCGCGGCCTGACCGTCGGCGAGATCGTCGGCAGTGCCGTCGACATCGCCGACGCGGAGGGGCTGGCGGCGGTGTCGATGCGTCGCGTGGCGGCGGCACTGGACGTCGGCGTGATGTCCCTCTACCACCACGTGCCGAGCCGGGCCGAGCTCGTCCGGCTGATGGCCGACACCGTGTTCGGCGAGGAGCCCGTTCCGGATTCGGATCCCGACGGCTGGCGCGCCGGGCTGGAGACGATCGCGCGGATGCACTGGCGGGTGTACGGCCGGCATCCCTGGGTGGCGGTACCGGCGATGACGTCCGTCGCCCACCCGCCGTTCCTGCCCCGGGCGATCGCCCAGGTCGACTGGCAGCTACGGGCGCTCGACGGTCTCGGGTTGACCCACCTCGACATGATCCACGCGGTCTCGTCGCTGAACGGCTTCGTCGGCGGGATGGCGCTCAGCCACGCGATGGAGGGTGAGGCCGAGCAGGAGTCCGGTGTCAGTGCCGAGCAGCGCTGGGCGGCGGTCAGCACAGGGTTCGACGACCTGGTCGGCGCCGGTCACTTTCCCACGTTCGGTGCGCTCACCATCGACGAGGCCGCTGCCACCGACATCGACGTCATCTTCGAGTTCGGTCTCCAGCGTCATCTCGACGGCCTCGCCGCATACGTCGCCGCACGCATGCATCACGACCAGGTCCCTGATCCTTCTCGCCGCTGCGACTAG
- a CDS encoding tetratricopeptide repeat protein — MTMTVGDTTGVPCLHTRRLSWEGALDLVAGRFVDFYALLSVPSDAPLDTVREAIVAQRRVWEPRRDDPGEAERDAVGERVRAIDLAEVVLLDPEQRADYDEEWHGRQNGSANGAAAAAVHAEAPAAPADARSDPAPVRVQSELLTLEPQRSNGTPSTTSAEVDAAAEPARTALRAGDTARAIDAFHYAILRHPHDPALHFELGQAYVQAENHTQAIGAFESAARLAPHVPEYRAAVGDALVHLGRPGEAIAVLEQVVAEAPRVPYHRAALAQALHDTCVHEMTSLKDGLVCLTTADQARLVDRLTGRALSLLDPDDQSQLAQDIREKHELARLAVQRAWRPPLPWWLMASFAVVIATGFALLIAWWVGLVALAVLAAVAFLLGLQPTWWHVARAAREADAIAEP; from the coding sequence ATGACCATGACTGTAGGGGATACCACCGGGGTACCCTGCCTCCACACGCGGAGGCTCTCCTGGGAGGGGGCGCTCGATCTCGTGGCCGGCCGGTTCGTCGACTTCTACGCACTGCTGAGCGTCCCGAGCGACGCCCCTCTCGACACCGTGCGCGAGGCGATCGTCGCGCAACGCCGGGTCTGGGAGCCGCGCCGCGACGACCCGGGCGAGGCCGAGCGCGACGCCGTCGGCGAGCGCGTGCGGGCCATCGATCTGGCCGAGGTGGTGCTCCTCGACCCCGAGCAACGCGCCGACTACGACGAGGAGTGGCACGGACGCCAGAACGGCTCGGCCAACGGCGCCGCCGCCGCGGCGGTGCATGCGGAGGCGCCCGCCGCCCCGGCCGACGCCCGCAGCGACCCCGCGCCCGTGCGCGTCCAGTCCGAGCTGCTCACGCTCGAGCCCCAGCGGTCGAACGGCACTCCGAGCACGACGAGCGCCGAGGTCGACGCGGCCGCGGAGCCGGCGCGAACGGCGCTGCGGGCGGGCGACACGGCGCGGGCGATCGACGCCTTCCACTACGCGATCCTGCGCCACCCACACGACCCGGCCCTGCACTTCGAGCTCGGCCAGGCGTACGTCCAGGCGGAGAACCACACGCAGGCCATCGGCGCCTTCGAGTCCGCCGCGCGGCTCGCGCCGCACGTCCCCGAGTACCGGGCGGCGGTCGGCGACGCGCTCGTCCACCTCGGCCGGCCAGGCGAGGCGATCGCGGTGCTGGAGCAGGTCGTCGCCGAGGCGCCGCGCGTCCCCTACCACCGGGCGGCGCTCGCCCAGGCGCTGCACGACACCTGCGTGCACGAGATGACCTCGCTCAAGGACGGCCTCGTCTGCCTCACCACCGCCGATCAGGCGCGCCTCGTCGACCGCTTGACCGGTCGGGCGCTCTCGCTGCTCGACCCGGATGACCAGAGCCAGCTCGCCCAGGACATCAGGGAGAAGCACGAGCTCGCGCGACTCGCCGTCCAGCGAGCCTGGCGGCCGCCGTTGCCCTGGTGGCTGATGGCGTCGTTCGCGGTCGTCATCGCCACGGGCTTCGCCCTGCTCATCGCCTGGTGGGTCGGGCTCGTGGCCCTCGCCGTGCTCGCCGCGGTCGCGTTCCTCCTCGGCCTCCAGCCGACCTGGTGGCACGTCGCGCGCGCCGCCCGCGAGGCCGACGCCATCGCCGAACCCTAG
- a CDS encoding DUF1794 domain-containing protein, protein MSAPPTNELHPACVPLSFLLGTWRGAGVGGYPTLESDFNFVQQVTFSHVGKPFLAYESRSWLADESGEPVRPGGSEAGFWRPIGEGRLEVVLSHPTGVAEIWYGDFTGARIELATDAVVRTSTAKEVTAGHRLYGLVEGDLAYAYDMAAVGQPLQAHLSARLVKAG, encoded by the coding sequence ATGAGCGCCCCACCAACCAACGAACTGCACCCGGCCTGCGTGCCGCTGAGCTTCCTGCTCGGTACCTGGCGAGGCGCCGGCGTCGGCGGGTACCCGACCCTCGAGAGCGACTTCAACTTCGTCCAGCAGGTCACCTTCAGCCACGTCGGCAAGCCCTTCCTCGCGTACGAGAGCCGCTCGTGGCTCGCCGACGAGTCCGGCGAGCCGGTGCGCCCCGGCGGCTCGGAGGCGGGCTTTTGGCGTCCCATCGGCGAGGGCAGGCTGGAGGTCGTGCTCAGCCACCCGACCGGGGTGGCCGAGATCTGGTACGGCGACTTCACCGGCGCCAGGATCGAGCTGGCCACCGACGCCGTCGTCCGCACCTCCACCGCCAAGGAGGTCACCGCCGGGCACCGACTGTACGGGCTGGTGGAGGGCGACCTCGCGTACGCGTACGACATGGCCGCCGTCGGGCAGCCGCTCCAGGCCCATCTGTCGGCGCGGCTGGTCAAGGCCGGCTGA
- a CDS encoding RNA degradosome polyphosphate kinase, whose protein sequence is MAIDPAETLTFGAPSYVEKLVEDVEDELNPPPRSTVSTAGLPQDRFLDRELSWLEFNARVLDVAEDPATPLLERARFLAIFANNLDEFFMVRVASLRRRIAGGLVSTVSSGLTPRGELSAVLTGTRNLMDRHVQVFQDQVLPALVKEGIEIVRWDDLTESDRATARQFFHERVFPVLTPLAVDPAHPFPYISGLSLNIAVVVRDDEDRAHFARVKLPSNLPRLFPLGDARFVPLEQIIEAHLPRLFSGLEVVEASTFRVTRNQDLEVESADDESLLKVLERELQRRRFGPPVRLEVEAGTSRRVLDLLLAELGVREDEVYRLPPPLDLRALFAVADVDRPELDRPSFLPKTHPLLRAREDGRSPDFFSVLNETDLIVHHPYQSFGTSVQAFVEQAASDPRVLAIKQTLYRTSGESPIIDALIDAAESGKQVLVCVEIKARFDEQANIRWARQLERAGAHVVYGIVGLKTHGKACLVVRQDADGTLRRYSHVGTGNYNPKTARLYEDLGLFTSDPDVGADLTDLFNHLSGYTRHRGYRTLLVAPESLRGGLVEMIGREAGHARAGRAAGITLKCNALVDEEVIDALYQASRAGVPIDVVVRGMCALRPGVPGLSETVRVRSVLGRFLEHSRIVRFRNGGDNDYWIGSADMMHRNLDRRVEVVVRIAHPKVRERLETLLELATSDRIVAWDLDADGVWTRRSGDDLIDFQDELVANGTRPASRG, encoded by the coding sequence ATGGCCATCGACCCAGCGGAGACCCTGACGTTCGGTGCTCCGTCGTACGTCGAGAAGCTCGTGGAGGACGTCGAGGACGAGCTCAACCCGCCGCCCCGGTCCACGGTGTCGACAGCCGGGCTGCCGCAGGACAGGTTCCTCGACCGTGAGCTGAGCTGGCTGGAGTTCAACGCCCGCGTCCTCGACGTCGCCGAGGACCCCGCCACCCCGCTGCTCGAGCGGGCCAGGTTCCTCGCCATCTTCGCGAACAACCTGGACGAGTTCTTCATGGTGCGCGTGGCCAGCCTGCGCCGCAGGATCGCCGGTGGTCTCGTCTCGACCGTGTCCAGCGGGCTCACCCCGCGCGGCGAGCTCAGCGCCGTCCTCACCGGCACCAGGAACCTGATGGACCGCCACGTCCAGGTGTTCCAGGACCAGGTGCTCCCCGCCCTCGTCAAGGAGGGCATCGAGATCGTGCGCTGGGACGACCTCACGGAGTCCGACCGCGCCACGGCGCGGCAGTTCTTCCATGAGCGGGTCTTTCCGGTCCTCACGCCGCTCGCGGTCGACCCAGCGCACCCCTTTCCCTACATCTCCGGCCTGTCCCTCAACATCGCGGTCGTCGTGCGCGACGACGAGGACCGGGCGCACTTCGCCCGGGTCAAGCTGCCGTCGAACCTGCCGCGGCTGTTCCCCCTGGGTGACGCGCGGTTCGTCCCGCTCGAGCAGATCATCGAGGCGCACCTGCCGCGGCTGTTCAGCGGCCTGGAGGTCGTCGAGGCGTCGACGTTCCGGGTCACGCGCAACCAGGACCTCGAGGTCGAGAGCGCCGACGACGAGAGCCTGCTCAAGGTGCTGGAGCGCGAGCTCCAGCGGCGCCGGTTCGGTCCGCCGGTACGCCTGGAGGTCGAGGCGGGCACCAGCCGGCGGGTGCTCGACCTGCTGCTGGCCGAGCTCGGCGTACGCGAGGACGAGGTCTACCGGCTGCCGCCGCCGCTCGACCTGCGCGCCCTGTTCGCCGTCGCCGACGTCGACCGGCCCGAGCTCGACCGCCCGTCGTTCCTGCCGAAGACCCACCCGCTGCTGCGCGCGCGCGAGGACGGTCGCTCGCCCGACTTCTTCTCGGTGCTCAACGAGACCGACCTGATCGTCCACCACCCGTACCAGTCGTTCGGCACGAGCGTGCAGGCGTTCGTCGAGCAGGCGGCGTCCGACCCTCGGGTGCTCGCGATCAAGCAGACGCTCTACCGCACCAGCGGCGAATCGCCGATCATCGACGCGCTCATCGACGCCGCCGAGTCGGGCAAGCAGGTCCTCGTGTGCGTCGAGATCAAGGCCCGCTTCGACGAGCAGGCCAACATCCGGTGGGCCCGCCAGCTGGAGCGCGCGGGCGCCCACGTCGTTTACGGCATCGTCGGGCTGAAGACGCACGGCAAGGCGTGCCTCGTCGTGCGGCAGGACGCCGACGGCACGCTGCGCAGGTACTCCCACGTCGGCACCGGCAACTACAACCCCAAGACCGCCCGGCTGTACGAGGACCTCGGCCTGTTCACGTCCGACCCGGACGTCGGCGCCGACCTGACCGACCTGTTCAACCACCTGTCCGGCTACACGCGGCACCGTGGCTACCGCACGCTGCTGGTCGCACCGGAGTCGCTCCGCGGCGGACTCGTCGAGATGATCGGCCGCGAGGCGGGTCACGCGCGTGCCGGTCGTGCCGCCGGCATCACCCTCAAATGCAACGCGCTCGTCGACGAGGAGGTCATCGACGCGCTCTACCAGGCGTCGCGCGCGGGCGTCCCGATCGATGTCGTCGTGCGGGGCATGTGCGCCCTGCGTCCCGGCGTGCCCGGCCTGTCCGAGACGGTCCGCGTCCGCAGCGTCCTCGGCCGGTTCCTCGAGCACTCCCGCATCGTGCGGTTCCGCAACGGCGGCGACAACGACTACTGGATCGGCAGCGCCGACATGATGCACAGGAACCTCGACCGCCGGGTCGAGGTGGTGGTCCGCATCGCGCATCCGAAGGTCCGCGAACGGCTCGAGACGCTGCTCGAGCTCGCGACGTCCGACCGCATCGTGGCCTGGGACCTCGACGCCGACGGCGTCTGGACCAGGCGCTCGGGTGACGACCTCATCGACTTCCAGGACGAGCTCGTAGCGAACGGCACGCGGCCGGCGTCGCGCGGATAA
- a CDS encoding transcriptional repressor: MVEDWVALLRTRGYRLTQQRRLVLEALRELSHATPEEVYRHLRSEAGGVDLATVYRTLELLGELGLVGHTRLDSSAETYHVVDHADHVHLVCRECGTVSEAPVEAADGFADRLRAEQGFEADLGHLVVFGRCAACAGR; this comes from the coding sequence GTGGTCGAGGACTGGGTGGCCCTGCTCCGTACGCGTGGCTACCGGCTGACGCAGCAGCGCAGGCTCGTGCTCGAGGCGCTGCGCGAGCTGAGTCATGCCACGCCGGAGGAGGTCTACCGGCACCTGCGCAGCGAGGCCGGCGGCGTCGACCTCGCGACCGTATACCGCACCCTCGAGCTGCTCGGCGAGCTCGGCCTCGTCGGGCACACGCGCCTCGACAGCAGCGCAGAGACCTACCACGTCGTCGACCACGCCGACCACGTCCACCTCGTCTGTCGCGAGTGCGGCACCGTGAGCGAGGCGCCGGTCGAGGCCGCCGACGGGTTCGCCGACCGGCTGCGTGCCGAGCAGGGGTTCGAGGCGGACCTCGGCCACCTCGTCGTCTTCGGCCGCTGCGCCGCCTGCGCAGGTCGCTGA